TCTTTTCTGTAGCCCATCACACTCCTGATGGAATCTTCAGATGCCATGAACCTGGCCTGCTTAACAGCTGGATACTACAGGCTGCTGGTGGATTCCAGGAGGTCAATATTTAACATGGCCAGCCAGAAGAACTCAGAGACCCCAGACACAGGTACTCTCTTCCTAAACCCACAAAGCACtgacctccctccccctccccacctgacaACAGTAATAAGGATGTTTCTTTGAAAGTTTAAATTGTACCCATAAGAATGTCTCATGTCCAAATTTAACACAAAAGCCTTCGAATACTTCTGAtgtgatctgatttttttttaatgaaaaatcttcattttttcccATCACTTTCTATACATCACTTGGAAAGGTCGGGTATGTGCTTCAGAAGCAGTGATCTAATTCTTGGGAAAGCTGTAGCATCAGCCTTTATAGCTAAGTTTTCAGCGCCTCACTCTTCCAGAGGCAAGTCGGATTGCAGAGCACTAAGTATGGAATGCCCAGTAGGAGGTATGAGCCCTCACCTTTAGGGTTTGTCCCTCCTTAAAGTGCCTTCGGTCACACATACCTCCAGGATTCTGGGAGTTCTACCAGCAGGAAGACTTAGGAATTGCCCAGCCCTTGGACTTAGGGCTGTAGAAGGGAGCCTGGCAGCCCTCTTAGCTCTGTGGTGGGAGCGTCAAGATGGCAAAGATCAAATAATGGAACTCAGTCACTTGACAGGAAGGAATAGCTCCAAAGTGTGGACAAAGAGGGCTGCAACTGTTAACCTAATAGTTTCTCTGAGGGTGagtggttttcatttgttttagaacttttgttcttcagtgtttgAACATTTTCCTCCATCTACGGTGGACCCACAGTCAACGTAGCTCATGGGCAGACTCTACCAGTCAAGCCAGCTCTCCTGACCCATGAAAAAATATAATCAGGGGTTCTGTAATCAGGGTTTCCtttggaagaaagggaaattcttatttttcttttttttaccctttttttttgaagtatagtttacaatgttgtgtcaatttctggtgtacagcataatgtttcagtcatataggaacatacatatattcgttttcatattctttttcattataggttactatacgatattgaatagagttccctgtgctatacagtagaaacttgttgatctgttttatatataagagttagtatctgcaaagaaAGGGAAATTCTTAAGAACAAATTCTATTGTCACTGTTTCTAGGAGCTAAGTGGGGAAGGAAAATGAAGGGAAGGAAAATCCTCTGCCTTTCAAACTTAACAGAAAACATAAATCAGTAGTTTATAAATACATAGTAATATGTAGCTAGATGCACACACAGCCAGACTGGCACGCTGTTTGCTATGACAGCTGGCTAACTGGAAGCTCTCCAGTTGAAGGGTAAAGGAAACCCAGCAAGAAAGAGAGGTGTGTACATGGTGTGCCGGAAGGTGACCGAGACTTGGACTGGATTTCCTCCAGTCCCACCTGGAAGTGGCTGTTGTTTCTCAGAGACACACATGATTAAGAATAAATCGAGGAGGAACAAAGAGGAGGTGGTGAGTGTGTGCTGGGATCAGTGGCAAATATTTTCATGACCACATGTTTTCACTGAGTGAGAAGATTTACAGCAATTTAACTCTGACCTTTGAAATTCCAAAGAGCGGGTCAGCAATTCAACAGTCCTTTCACATTGGAAAATGAgtttttggctttttattttcaaacctTAAGTTTTATTATGAATATCAAACCTTTTCTCCATAGGCTGTTAAGATTATACAGGTGCAAGAAGAAAGCCGAACCTACCATTCTAAAAATGGTTACAGTAATAAGGGCCTCGGGTCTGTCCCATTTATAGTGACTCACAATgtaatgtttaataaaattttgaGAGGCCAAAAGTTAGTTCCAAAAAGTATTATATCACTGTAGGGGACGAATGGAACTTTAAACTTTCAGTAATTTCTCTCAGTTCCACAGTGAGGATGAGGGTGAGGACACGTGTTCCAAATAGCACACACGTGTGTATGCACACGCATGCACGTGTATAAGAAGGGAGGACCAGGAAGAGAGATTGCTTGCTCCAAAAAGCAACTGGTAGACCCAGATAGCAGCTCAGGGTGTAGCATCCTCTAATGGCTGAAAGTCCTCCCTTCTCTTCAGAAACTCCCCAAAGTTCACCTGAGACTCAAAAACTGTAGATAGTGAAGTTTGTCGAGAGCAGCTCATCCCTTGtccatcctctcctccccctctttAGGAGACTGGCCACAGAATAGATCTCAATTCCCAATCCACATCCTTCTGTGTCTCCAAAATCATTCCAGAAGCCATATCACTATACCCTTCTGGAAGGAAGCCAAGACTGAGCATGCATTGTCTTCTGGTCTCAGATTGATCAAAGACCCTTGTCAAGATCTCTAGCCAGGTAGGGTGAgggggtatagcccagtggtagagtgcgtgcttggtatgcatgaggtcctgggttcaatccccagtacctcctctaaggggagggaaaaaagatcTCTAACAATGAACAGTAAGCCcctatttcttcttctctgtcttGAAAATTAACACTTCAGGTACTTTCAAAATCTCTGAACCCACATATTTAAGCATCTCTGAGCCTTAAGAAGGTCTATGAACTTCCTTTTAGCCTACTGACATACTCGTTTTTCTTATTGGTCTAGACCAGGAGTTGACAAACTATGGCCCATGGATCAAATCTtgttcttgtaaataaagttttactgagaCTCAGCCATGTACCTTATATTAGATTCCTAGGGCCACCGTTACAAGTTATCACAAACTTGGGGGCTTAacacaacagaaacttattctctcATGGTTTTAGGGACTAGAGGTCCAAAATCGAGGCgctggcagggccatgctccctccgaGGTTTCTTGAGGAGAATCTTTTCTTGCCTCTTCTTGCCTCCTACTGGCCATTGGCTTTCCTTGTAGCTGTGTGACTAATCACTGCCTTCACACggccttcctctcttctttggcccaaatctccctctgcttttctcttaTGAGGACACTCTGCATGGATTTAGGGCCCCCCAGGGATAGCTCAGGGTGTTCTCTTCTCAAGAGCCTTAGCTTAATTACATCTACGAAgactccaaataaggtcacatttgaAACTCTTGGGGAGCCCACCATCCAAGTCCATTTGTTCACGTGTCATCTGTGGCCCCTTTCACGTTACAGCTGCAGAGCTGAGTGCTTGCTCAAGTGAGCCGTTGACCcacaaaagctaaaatatttactatctggtcctgcCTTTACAGGGAAGATTTGCCAACCGCTGGTTTAAACCCAGAGCTCTCTCATACTTTGGCTgaacccctctccttccctcagcaatccacactccacacacacacacacacactcacacacacacactcacacaaagcCAGTCATAATCTgtgttattattaataaaacaGTTCTGATCTCCCACAGGTGTATTTATTGTAAGACATAAATATGGCTGGTGTATAACTCAATGTCTTCAAAATTTTATCCTTAACTTGCTGTtcacaaaaatatgtttttagtaAAATGACTCAGAACATTGTTCAGCATTGAGTCCATTGTGTGTTTTGGGAAGAGCAAAAACCTCTTcagtaaaattctttttttcttcctgtatcTCTTGTATATCTGATATGAGTGTCATCCAAACTTGGTCCAGAGGGCAATTTGAGGAAACAAATGGGAGAATATGTGGTCGTACCATTTCCTCAAAATGTTGCCTCTGAAATCTACAAAGCAGCATTGACAGAAGAACCCACTGCCCTGTCTTGGTAAATATCAGAGCAAAATCTCCACGTCAGAATTCTCTGTTGAAGGacccctgaaaaacaaaacaacgaTATATAAATTAGCGGTTTGCGATTTTAATTCTCAAGGCACATCAAACAGAGTTTCAGGAGTTTTCATGATACCAATAAAAAGTGAAATTCGTCGGAGTATTGTGCTTAGAGATAGAGAGAGGCACGTTACCTGCGAATGCTCTACCTTCCACATCCAAcctgtgtgtccatgtgtgtttACAGGCGTGCGTGCTGCCGTTTATATGTGAAAATGCTCACACCCACTAGGACAGAAAAAGGCTGAAGATAGAGGGTTTTGTGCTATCATCATAGTATATAgtattacatcccacttgtatgtatatatattatatatatttattattatattatcattATGATAGTTCCTAAAATGTGTAGTAGAAGTATGAGGGTCTTTGACCTTCTCTTAATTCAGTGAGGAAAAAGTCCAGCATCTTCCTATACAAAGCGGGAAATGTTAGATCTCGCTTTACAAAGGAGAGGGCAGTCTGTTCTCCGGAATAACAACCTATTGGACTCCCACCTGTAAGGATTTCTAAAGGCACCTTATATATTCACATTCATGGATGTAAATGAGGTTTTTAATAATAGAACCAGGGGTCAGATGGCATTAAGCTCTAGTTCCTACTCTCAGATGGTGTTACATTTTATCAGATAGTAATTCGATTTTATGCAGTATCGATTCTCCTAACCAAGAAATCCTTACACCCGAAGCCTAAATCGACCGCTACCATGTTTGGAAAACTGAATAATAACCGTATTTACAAAAGTGATGCTCCAAACCATTAAATTGAGAAACAGAGACGAGGCCCCCCCAGAAACCAGATAGGGGAGTAATTTGTCTTTGCATCACTCTTTCCCTTTAGGaactgaaaataaaggaaagcatAACCTCCTTGGCCCAGATTGGAACTGTATTCCCCAAATGACCACTTTCATTGGCGAAGGGGAGCCAGAAGCCCAGATAACATACATAGATTCCAAACAGAAGACAGTTGAGATTACGGATGGCACCTTGTGTCCAAAGGACCACCACCGGCACTTGTATATAGACAATGCCTATAACTCAGACGAACTCAGCCAGCAGCTGACCCAGCCGGGAGAAGCGCCGTGCGAGGCAGACTACAGGAGCCTAGCTCAGCGGTCCATGTTGACCCTCTCAGGACCAGAACCTCTAAAGAAAGCACAGGAGTCTCCAAGAGGAGCTAAAGTGTCCTTTATTTTTGGAGATCTCGCCCTGGATGATGGTATCACCCCGCCGCCCCTCGGCTATGAAAGGCTATTGGACGAGAGTCCAGAACTGCTGGAGAAGCAGCGGAGTCTCTACATCGGCAGCGCCAACGACATGAAGAACCTGGACCTCCCTCCAGACCCCGAGAGCATCCAGTTCGTGGCCAATTCCGTGTATGCCAACATCGGCGACGTGAAGGGTTTCGAGGCCACCGAGGGCATAGCCGAGCCCCTCCTGCACGACATCTGTTACGCGGAGAACACCGATGACGCAGAGGACGAGGACGAGGTGAGCTGCGAGGAGGACCTCGTGGTGGGAGACATGAACCAGCCAGCCATCCTCAGCCTGTCTGGGTCAAGCGACGACATCATTGACCTCacatccctgccccctcccgAAGGGGACGACAACGAGGATGACTTCCTGCTGCGCTCCTTGAACATGGCTATCGCCGCCCCCCCACCCGGCTTCCGAGATAGCTCCGACGAGGAGGACGCTCAGAGCCAGGCCGCTCCCTTCGCCGAGGACAAGGAGCCGGGCAGCAGCCTGCAAAATGACGAGATCCCCGTGTCCCTCATCGACGCTGTGCCCACCAGCACCGAGGGCAAGTGTGACAAGGGCCTGGATAACACCGTCGTCGCCACGCTGGACGCTCTAGAAGCGCTGTCCGTGTCAGAAGAACAGCAGACCAGTGACAATTCAGGTCCTTTCACGATTGTTACGTTTATTCACTGATAGCCATGTCATTTCATCCATTTGCCCGTGGAGTCCTGTTCCGCAGTGTCCTTCATTTCACGCATGGCCCCTTTCGTAAATGTGCTGAAACTGCCCTCCGGGTTTTTGTATATGTGGTtccctttgttgttgttgttgttgttgttgttattgttgttgttgttgtttttaacacgTGGcgccttcccccacctccccatttCTGGAACAACTGTGCAATAAACTCAGAGTCcttactgaaaaggaaaaaacttgttttttttttttcccataataaTGAGTCCTGTTTTCTTACGTGTCTCCTAGTGCCTCTGATGCGACCATTAACCGGTTCTTGTTTTTTACGGCCTGCAGGTGTAGCCATCTTGCGGGCTTACAGTCCCGAGTCTTCCTCAGACTCGGGCAATGAAACTAACTCTTCAGAAATGACTGAGAGCTCGGAACTGGCCACGGCCCAGAAGCAGTCAGAAAACCTCTCCCGCATGTTCTTGGCCACTCACGAAGGCTACCACCCCCTTGCAGAAGAGCAGACAGAGTTCCCCACCTCCAAAGCTGGGGGCTTGCCCCCAAAGTCCTCCCACGCCCTGGCCGCCCGTCCAGTGACTGAGCTCCCGCCCAAAGTTGTGCCTTCCAAGCAGCTACTTCACTCAGACCCCATGGAGATGGAGCCCGAAACCATGGAGACCAAGTCGGTCACGGACTATTTTGGCAAACTGCACATTGGGTCGATGGCGTATTCCTGCACCAGCAAAAGGAAAAGCCAGCCGGCcgatggggaggggaaggcaccCCTTAATGGGAACATACCAGGGAAGAAACAGCAGGGGACCAAAACAGCTGAGGCGGAGGAGGACGCCAAAGGGAAGTTTGGTACTGTGTCTTCAAGGGAGAGTCCACACCTAAGCACTTTTAACTTGGAGAGAACTGCCTTTCGTAAGGACAGCCAAAGATGGTATGTGGCCACCGAGGGGGTGGTGGCTGAAAAAGGTGGACTGGAAACAACAACAGGAATAACCTTTCCGAGAGCTTCTGGTGTAGGGACCAGGGAGGCCGAAGGCAAGGATGACGGGGCTCCCGATGGAGAAGCCATTGAGGTGTCAGGACTTGGCCAACGGGACCACTTCTTAACTGACGTGACCTGTGTGTCTTCAGCCAAAGACTTAGATAACCCGGAGGATGCGACCCCGTTGAGCTGTGAGCATCCTTCCAAGCTCCCTGAGGCGGAAGAGTGCGTGGGCCGCCTCTGTGACTACCACTTGGCCAAGCGGATGTCGTCGTTGCAAAGCGAGGGCCATTTTTCTCTACAGAGCTCTCAAGGCTCCTCAGTGGACGCGGGCTGTGGCACGGGCAGCAGCGGCAGCACCTGTCCCACGCCGGTGGAGTCCCCCCTCTGCCCCTCCATGGGGAAGCACCTGATACCTGAGACTTCGGGGAAAGGCGTGAGTTACCTCCCTGCGGAGGAGAGAGCCCCTGGGCTTCCCAGCCACGGAGCCACCTTTAAGGATTTACACCCACAGACAGAAGGGATGTGTCCGCGGATGACAGTGCCCACTCTGCACACAGCCATCAATGCCGAACCCCTGTTTGGCACTTTGAGAGATGGATGTCATCGACTCCCCAAGATTAAGGAAACCACAGGTACAGCAATGACAGATTTAGCCCTTTGCATTATAGGCCAGGAGCACATAAAGCAGATTCACaacaaacctaaaaatagaaagtCTGGAAGAAAAGTAAAAGTTAGAATTTTTCCAAAGGCTGCGGAACTGTGTCCAGGTTAAGTGTCAGTCATGGATCCCCCAGTGTTGAATAAATACTGAAGTTTCTAGATCTGGAGCAGTAGTGGAAATGGCGTGTGCTCTCCAGAACCCTGCTCTGCCTTGCTCTTAGAATTTGATGGAGCaatattttttccctaaattctAAATGTAGACTTTTAGCAGTGCCTACTAGGGCTTTTAGTTACAAGATAGTATTGCTTAGACTCACGGAAGTTTGATTTCCTTCTCAAGACATCGAATTTCTAATTTTGCCATTTCATTTttgagaggcaaggaaggatgaCAGAGCAGGGGGTCTGGGAAATTGGAGGGATTTGGGAAGATTATTTGCCCCTCATCAATACTTAAGAGAGCCCTCCTTACTCTGTAAGACTGTCCCAGATGAATATTCTGAAGTGGCTGCCATACCTCAGTATCAGGAGGGTTTGGGGGGTGTGCACGATGAGCTGTGTTATTTTCCCCAAAATAGTAAAATACAGACACAGGTAGAAACACGAACACAGCCGCCttctgtgcccccctcccccttctgccACCCGCCGGGCACCTGTCCCTCTCCCGATCCACTTGGCCAGCTGTCGTGTGGCAAAAGCAGGCGTTCTTTCATGCTTTCCTTCAAATGATATCCTCAGTCGTGTCTTCTCCACAGAGGTCAGTAGAGATTAGTGAGGTCTTACGTTGGTTAATTTCCATTCCTGCCCTTTTAAGATGATCAAAACCCACCAATGGCTTCACCTGCTTTGAGAAACCCATCTACGAATGTTACTTAACTCATCACCCAACTCGCATCTTAACCTCTAAACTAATTGAAGCACACTGTTTAATCCTTTGCAGTTTACAAAGAGCTTTCGCCCAACTTAACTCTTGCTTCTCACAAAAGTTTTGTGAGACAGAGATTATTTTCTTGACATGACAACTTTTCTGGGGCTTTCCCCAGGTCTCAGCTTCAAACCCTGTACCAGGCAGTCCTCATGGGGTCCTCTTAAAAAAGTGAATATAGTTAATTTGCATTAGTTAAGTCCGGCCACTTCTTTTATTAGAAGGTAATGGATGCCAGGATTAACCTAACTCTTTGAAATGAAACTTAAACGTCATAATAAATGTTCGCATAATCTACATGTAGGATGTGTGTTTTCTAATTATGTATCTAAGCTTTAATAGGTGAATATTGGGAACAAAGCAATTCACGAAATTCCATTGTCTTTCCTAAAAATGTTTGTGATTTCTAGACAATGCCAAATGAATCAGTAAGAAATAACAGATTCCAGTATTTCTTGAAATCTATTAAAATTGAAATCTATTAAAAGATTTCAGGAAGCAGTCTTTGGAAATCAGGTT
This Camelus bactrianus isolate YW-2024 breed Bactrian camel chromosome X, ASM4877302v1, whole genome shotgun sequence DNA region includes the following protein-coding sequences:
- the FRMPD4 gene encoding FERM and PDZ domain-containing protein 4 isoform X2; the encoded protein is MDVFSFVKIAKLSSHRTKSSGWPPPSGTWGLNQVPPYGWEMTASRDGRDCFINHMTQAISFDDPRLESCQIIPPAPRRVEMRRDPVLGFGFVAGSEKPVVVRSVTPGGPSEGKLIPGDQIVMINDEPVSAAPRERVIDLVRSCKESILLTVIQPYPSPKSAFISAAKKARLKSNPVKVRFSEEVIINGQVSETVKDNSLLFMPNVLKVYLENGQTKSFRFDCSTSIKDVILTLQEKLSIKGIEHFSLMLEQRTEGAGTKLLLLHEQETLTQVTQRPSSHKMRCLFRISFVPKDPIDLLRRDPVAFEYLYVQSCNDVVQERFGPELKYDIALRLAALQMYIATVTTKQTQKISLKYIEKEWGLETFLPSAVLQSMKEKNIKKALSHLVKANQNLVPPGKKLSALQAKVHYLKFLSDLRLYGGRVFKATLVQAEKRSEVTLLVGPRYGISHVINTKTNLVALLADFSHVNRIEMFTEEESLVRVELHVLDVKPITLLMESSDAMNLACLTAGYYRLLVDSRRSIFNMASQKNSETPDTGTENKGKHNLLGPDWNCIPQMTTFIGEGEPEAQITYIDSKQKTVEITDGTLCPKDHHRHLYIDNAYNSDELSQQLTQPGEAPCEADYRSLAQRSMLTLSGPEPLKKAQESPRGAKVSFIFGDLALDDGITPPPLGYERLLDESPELLEKQRSLYIGSANDMKNLDLPPDPESIQFVANSVYANIGDVKGFEATEGIAEPLLHDICYAENTDDAEDEDEVSCEEDLVVGDMNQPAILSLSGSSDDIIDLTSLPPPEGDDNEDDFLLRSLNMAIAAPPPGFRDSSDEEDAQSQAAPFAEDKEPGSSLQNDEIPVSLIDAVPTSTEGKCDKGLDNTVVATLDALEALSVSEEQQTSDNSGVAILRAYSPESSSDSGNETNSSEMTESSELATAQKQSENLSRMFLATHEGYHPLAEEQTEFPTSKAGGLPPKSSHALAARPVTELPPKVVPSKQLLHSDPMEMEPETMETKSVTDYFGKLHIGSMAYSCTSKRKSQPADGEGKAPLNGNIPGKKQQGTKTAEAEEDAKGKFGTVSSRESPHLSTFNLERTAFRKDSQRWYVATEGVVAEKGGLETTTGITFPRASGVGTREAEGKDDGAPDGEAIEVSGLGQRDHFLTDVTCVSSAKDLDNPEDATPLSCEHPSKLPEAEECVGRLCDYHLAKRMSSLQSEGHFSLQSSQGSSVDAGCGTGSSGSTCPTPVESPLCPSMGKHLIPETSGKGVSYLPAEERAPGLPSHGATFKDLHPQTEGMCPRMTVPTLHTAINAEPLFGTLRDGCHRLPKIKETTV